In Alteromonas mediterranea DE, a single genomic region encodes these proteins:
- a CDS encoding HugZ family protein: MSMQDIAFQAKQLSRTHHSGVLGTHSTSMPGYPFGSVVPYYLTPAGDAIIYISDIALHTRNIKANDKVSLTIFDAGEDDSQANGRVTIMGSAELANQNDVKAQYFRLFPQAKKYEQTHDFNFYVIRTERVRFIGGFGKIHWVDKVYWSVEAQDWHGAPESMINHMNEDHQDAMQLILQHKKGVNVEEPIMHSVFPEGMHCGTEKQTWFVPFEALCVSSTDVRKALVKLTNDAREALNVPKAVS; the protein is encoded by the coding sequence ATGAGCATGCAAGATATTGCATTTCAAGCAAAACAGCTAAGCCGCACCCATCACAGCGGTGTATTGGGCACGCATTCAACATCAATGCCCGGCTACCCTTTTGGTTCGGTTGTACCTTACTACCTAACGCCAGCCGGTGACGCAATTATCTATATTAGCGATATCGCGCTTCACACTCGCAATATTAAAGCGAACGACAAGGTAAGCTTAACTATTTTCGATGCCGGTGAGGATGACTCTCAGGCGAATGGTCGCGTTACTATTATGGGAAGTGCTGAGCTTGCGAACCAAAACGACGTGAAAGCGCAGTATTTTCGTTTGTTTCCGCAAGCTAAAAAATACGAGCAAACCCACGATTTTAATTTTTACGTTATACGCACTGAACGAGTACGCTTTATCGGTGGTTTCGGAAAAATCCATTGGGTTGATAAAGTCTATTGGAGTGTTGAAGCCCAAGACTGGCATGGCGCGCCAGAGAGTATGATTAACCATATGAACGAAGATCATCAAGACGCGATGCAGCTTATTTTGCAGCACAAAAAGGGTGTTAACGTTGAAGAGCCAATAATGCATAGCGTATTTCCAGAAGGCATGCATTGCGGTACAGAAAAACAAACGTGGTTTGTCCCTTTTGAGGCGCTGTGTGTTTCGTCAACAGATGTACGAAAAGCGTTGGTTAAACTGACTAATGATGCACGGGAAGCGCTTAATGTGCCCAAAGCGGTGTCGTAG
- a CDS encoding TonB-dependent receptor plug domain-containing protein — MKYAAPSGLLLSLLANAPLVNAQQQQDVVAPKNDVCISEDALNRMTDAERLACVEEKEHAKKMERILVEGRFIGLQVPEVEGRFTLDRNFIEYTPRTGGDFTELLGLLPGVVLGGEQYDASEQGEIKAQRVSIMGAEAWQTGFFLDGMNFNSRQDPSFYRSNTTLINDVEGTTQTFNINQQNIDNITVYTNNVPAQYGSFSGGVVDVETRESYKETEFSFNYRTSRSDWNNYETFLAEDVTEGNEEAPDEPAFEKQILNVNFAKALNEYYHLLVSANYTTSEISKLSLNQPVATERENANVLVKLTQRNLWVDKLTLTANYSPYTSNDIIANAIDSDFEIEGGGFSSSIKVEHSFDKFALESKLSFAESYNTRSANPHYYP; from the coding sequence ATGAAATATGCAGCCCCTAGCGGGCTGCTGTTGTCGTTATTAGCAAACGCCCCGCTTGTTAATGCCCAACAGCAGCAAGATGTAGTTGCGCCTAAGAATGATGTTTGCATTTCTGAAGACGCGTTGAACAGGATGACCGATGCTGAACGTTTGGCGTGTGTGGAAGAAAAAGAACACGCTAAAAAAATGGAGCGTATTTTAGTTGAAGGACGTTTTATCGGCCTGCAAGTGCCAGAAGTGGAAGGGCGTTTTACGCTCGATAGAAACTTCATAGAGTATACGCCGCGAACGGGCGGTGATTTTACCGAGTTACTTGGCTTATTGCCTGGCGTAGTGTTGGGCGGCGAACAATACGATGCATCAGAGCAAGGTGAAATTAAAGCGCAACGGGTATCTATTATGGGCGCTGAGGCATGGCAAACCGGTTTTTTTCTAGATGGTATGAACTTCAACAGCCGTCAAGATCCAAGCTTTTACCGTTCAAATACAACACTTATAAATGATGTTGAAGGTACAACGCAAACCTTCAACATTAATCAGCAAAATATAGATAATATTACGGTCTACACAAACAATGTGCCGGCTCAGTACGGCAGTTTTAGTGGAGGTGTGGTTGATGTCGAGACGCGGGAAAGCTACAAAGAAACGGAGTTTAGTTTTAACTACCGAACGTCTCGAAGCGACTGGAATAACTACGAAACTTTTTTAGCTGAAGATGTGACCGAAGGTAATGAAGAAGCGCCTGATGAGCCCGCTTTCGAAAAACAGATATTAAACGTTAATTTTGCCAAAGCGCTTAACGAATACTACCACTTGCTGGTGTCGGCAAATTACACAACCAGTGAAATATCAAAACTAAGTCTAAACCAACCGGTTGCCACTGAACGTGAAAATGCGAACGTTCTCGTTAAACTGACCCAACGAAACCTATGGGTGGACAAGCTTACGCTAACGGCTAATTATTCGCCGTATACAAGTAACGACATTATAGCCAATGCTATTGATAGCGACTTTGAAATAGAGGGCGGGGGCTTCAGCAGTAGTATTAAAGTAGAGCATAGTTTTGATAAATTTGCCCTTGAATCGAAGCTTAGCTTTGCAGAGAGTTACAATACGCGTTCTGCCAACCCACATTACTATCCATGA
- a CDS encoding ABC transporter ATP-binding protein, producing MKIERLEQSDNGKRLNTELLTLKDVVIARGKKRLLEPLSLSFHTAEFTAIAGENGCGKSTLLSMLSGVETPFNGELTLGGQAISSLSANHLALQRAVMAQSASTPFGFIADELLHLARYQHIELLEQKSRLINLVAEQFDITHLLARNIQTLSGGERQRIFLAKAVLQILPSDQNESLEGKLLLLDEPTSALDLRHQKLVMQQLVALREKGLCIVCVSHDLNLISPYCDRLILLGEKRCLADGPPARVLTTDMLSRCYHTQLNLIKNEQKQVFVTH from the coding sequence ATGAAAATTGAAAGACTAGAGCAAAGCGATAATGGCAAACGGTTAAACACTGAGTTGCTTACATTAAAAGATGTTGTCATTGCCAGAGGTAAGAAGCGCTTGCTAGAGCCGCTATCGCTTTCTTTCCACACCGCTGAGTTTACCGCTATCGCCGGTGAAAACGGATGTGGTAAGTCTACGCTATTAAGTATGCTTAGTGGTGTAGAAACGCCGTTTAATGGAGAGCTAACCCTTGGCGGGCAAGCGATAAGTTCGCTAAGCGCAAACCATTTAGCGTTGCAGCGTGCTGTAATGGCACAAAGCGCATCGACGCCTTTTGGTTTTATTGCCGATGAACTACTTCACTTAGCGCGATATCAGCATATTGAGTTGTTAGAACAAAAGAGTCGTCTAATTAATCTTGTAGCTGAGCAGTTTGACATTACACACTTGCTTGCTCGAAATATACAAACCTTGTCAGGCGGTGAAAGGCAAAGGATATTTCTGGCCAAGGCTGTTCTTCAAATATTACCAAGTGATCAGAACGAGAGCTTGGAAGGCAAGCTTTTGCTGTTAGATGAGCCCACCTCGGCGCTTGATTTACGGCATCAGAAACTGGTAATGCAGCAACTGGTCGCGCTACGAGAAAAAGGGCTGTGCATCGTTTGTGTAAGCCACGACCTTAATTTGATTTCCCCTTACTGCGACAGACTGATTTTACTGGGTGAAAAGCGGTGCTTAGCCGACGGACCACCCGCGCGGGTTCTTACTACCGATATGCTATCTCGGTGCTATCACACCCAGCTAAACCTAATTAAAAACGAACAAAAACAAGTTTTCGTGACGCATTAA
- a CDS encoding FecCD family ABC transporter permease, which produces MQLSSAAKHSDNPSDYSSVLVVLQLINARAQRKRIGMGILLLLLLICAYVGLTRGSLPIDIEQQLRYFISGGNTVKNTVENTAANTTHWYVLSEIRLPRVIMTMLIGALLAVSGCAMQGLVRNPLADPGLIGIAGGAAAAAALSMTIVPPLLPALESVWVAMWAFGGALLSVWTVLRFSNGPQGVSVAALILAGVAINALTGTVIGAISYVASDDALRQISYWTMGSLAGASWTLCGLVALASFIAITGLMKSRNALNLMALGEKEAAYMGLNVTRYKQRVLWLVAFSVALATALCGIIGFVGLVVPHMCRAIFGVNHQVLIPASALTGALLLIVADTLARTLFVPMEIPIGIVTSAVGAPFFLYLLWQQRRIFSGGV; this is translated from the coding sequence ATGCAGTTATCTTCCGCAGCTAAGCACAGTGATAACCCAAGCGATTACTCATCGGTGCTTGTGGTACTTCAGCTTATTAATGCCCGCGCACAGCGAAAACGTATTGGCATGGGAATACTGCTCTTGTTGCTATTGATCTGTGCTTATGTGGGGTTAACCCGCGGCAGTTTACCAATTGATATTGAACAGCAACTTAGATACTTCATTAGCGGCGGAAATACGGTAAAAAATACGGTAGAAAATACGGCAGCAAACACCACCCATTGGTATGTGCTGTCTGAAATAAGGTTGCCGAGGGTGATCATGACTATGCTTATTGGCGCGCTGTTAGCCGTATCTGGCTGCGCCATGCAGGGTCTAGTGCGCAATCCGCTCGCCGACCCTGGCTTAATCGGTATTGCCGGTGGCGCAGCCGCCGCCGCGGCGCTGAGTATGACCATTGTGCCTCCACTTCTTCCTGCACTTGAATCGGTATGGGTAGCCATGTGGGCGTTTGGTGGAGCACTACTATCTGTATGGACGGTCTTACGGTTTTCAAATGGTCCGCAAGGTGTTTCAGTAGCCGCGCTTATTTTGGCAGGGGTAGCCATTAATGCATTAACCGGCACAGTCATAGGGGCTATTAGTTACGTGGCAAGCGACGATGCGCTTCGCCAAATAAGCTACTGGACTATGGGGAGTTTAGCCGGAGCAAGCTGGACGCTTTGTGGTTTGGTCGCTTTAGCGAGTTTTATTGCTATTACAGGGTTAATGAAGTCCCGTAATGCCCTTAACTTAATGGCACTGGGTGAAAAAGAAGCAGCCTACATGGGGCTAAATGTTACGCGCTATAAACAAAGGGTTTTATGGTTGGTGGCGTTTTCCGTGGCATTAGCGACAGCGCTGTGCGGCATTATCGGCTTTGTAGGTTTGGTGGTGCCTCATATGTGCAGGGCAATCTTTGGCGTAAATCACCAGGTTCTAATTCCTGCCAGTGCGCTAACAGGGGCGCTACTATTGATAGTCGCCGATACGCTTGCGCGAACGCTGTTTGTACCTATGGAGATACCTATTGGTATTGTTACCTCTGCAGTAGGGGCGCCATTTTTCCTTTACTTACTGTGGCAGCAGCGCCGTATATTTAGTGGTGGGGTGTAG
- a CDS encoding heme/hemin ABC transporter substrate-binding protein gives MSQHALSFSSIAAKAISAVMAGWSLFALGAFSAPLEETQTASPRIVTAGGSITEIVFALGRGDWVIATDSTSMFPQQAASLTKLGYFRQLSTEGVLAQQPTMLLGAEAAGPSVALEQIAHAGVDVTTFEVDKNLSGLKALVLDIGKKLASSEQAIELIHHIEKKVEQQKARYADKTSAFNTQIKALFVVANNDRGITVAGKDTVPQALFDTLGIVNIGESVKGYKVMDAESVLMQNADIVIAAGHMLRGKSEKEALCTHHALATTFAGKHCLVEAMDSSISLGLSPRFYVALQHVAEYAEKAIEIKQTQKTAYSGTSQ, from the coding sequence ATGTCGCAACACGCTCTTTCATTTTCTTCAATAGCCGCAAAAGCGATTTCTGCTGTGATGGCAGGGTGGAGTTTGTTTGCACTAGGGGCGTTTAGCGCCCCTTTGGAAGAGACTCAAACTGCATCACCTCGAATTGTTACCGCTGGTGGCAGTATCACGGAAATTGTGTTCGCGTTAGGGCGAGGCGACTGGGTAATCGCGACCGATAGCACCAGTATGTTTCCACAACAAGCGGCAAGTTTAACTAAGCTTGGGTACTTTCGTCAGCTTAGCACGGAAGGGGTATTGGCCCAACAGCCCACAATGCTATTAGGAGCTGAGGCAGCAGGCCCAAGTGTTGCGCTTGAACAAATAGCCCACGCCGGCGTAGACGTTACTACTTTTGAAGTGGATAAAAACCTTAGTGGCTTGAAAGCCTTGGTGCTAGACATTGGCAAAAAACTTGCCTCTAGCGAGCAGGCTATTGAACTAATCCACCATATAGAAAAGAAGGTAGAGCAACAAAAAGCGCGGTACGCCGATAAAACCTCTGCGTTCAACACACAAATCAAAGCGCTCTTTGTGGTGGCGAACAATGACAGAGGGATAACGGTAGCTGGTAAAGATACCGTGCCTCAAGCGCTATTCGATACTCTTGGAATCGTTAACATAGGAGAATCAGTAAAAGGCTACAAAGTGATGGATGCAGAGTCTGTGCTTATGCAAAACGCTGATATCGTGATTGCAGCAGGGCACATGCTTCGTGGCAAAAGTGAAAAGGAGGCCCTTTGTACACATCACGCGTTAGCTACCACGTTTGCTGGTAAACACTGCCTAGTTGAAGCCATGGATAGCAGCATAAGCTTGGGCCTTTCCCCGCGTTTTTATGTGGCGCTTCAGCATGTTGCAGAGTATGCAGAAAAAGCCATTGAAATTAAGCAAACGCAAAAGACTGCTTACAGTGGAACGAGTCAATAA
- a CDS encoding IS110 family transposase, with amino-acid sequence MHNIITGVDLAKEEIQVCVCKRNKVQSNQAMTPTEFASWLASSKPMTIVFEACSTSNYWKQKALEFGHDARLISAKLVASVRQNQKTDKNDALAVAQAAQLTDVSFINGKSKEQQELQTLVRLRELAVKHKVAVQQQIKSLLLEFNIRVSPSQGGLSGVVEAVLEDAENGFSVVFRQALNTSWQHLQQGIESIKQYDLYLEKAANEHETCKSLQALEGVGPLNAVNLYMALGCGEMGQFETGRDASACIGLTPIQHSSGGKVKLGSVGKYVKNNMLRSCLVSGAMSAVNQAMRRPAKTKKEMWIQQMVERRGKRCTAVALANKTVRTAFAMLANGTEYKAELLAA; translated from the coding sequence ATGCACAATATAATCACAGGTGTTGATTTAGCGAAAGAAGAAATTCAGGTTTGCGTTTGTAAACGCAACAAGGTGCAGTCAAACCAGGCAATGACACCGACAGAATTTGCTTCTTGGCTAGCGTCGTCAAAACCAATGACAATTGTTTTTGAGGCATGTAGTACTTCAAACTATTGGAAACAAAAAGCGCTTGAATTTGGGCACGATGCTCGATTAATTTCAGCAAAATTGGTTGCCAGTGTGCGACAAAACCAAAAAACTGATAAAAACGATGCTTTAGCGGTTGCACAAGCAGCGCAACTCACCGATGTTTCTTTCATCAATGGCAAATCAAAAGAGCAACAGGAGTTGCAAACCTTGGTCCGTCTACGAGAGCTGGCCGTCAAACATAAAGTCGCAGTGCAGCAACAGATCAAATCTTTATTGTTAGAGTTTAATATCCGAGTGTCGCCCAGTCAGGGGGGGCTTAGCGGTGTTGTTGAAGCGGTTTTGGAAGACGCGGAAAACGGTTTTTCAGTGGTCTTTAGGCAAGCCCTCAATACAAGCTGGCAACACCTCCAACAGGGCATAGAATCAATAAAGCAGTACGACTTATATTTAGAAAAAGCAGCAAACGAACACGAAACATGTAAATCACTGCAGGCCCTAGAAGGTGTTGGTCCGTTAAACGCTGTGAATCTATACATGGCATTGGGCTGTGGAGAGATGGGGCAATTTGAAACAGGTCGCGATGCATCTGCTTGTATTGGTTTAACACCCATTCAGCACTCTTCGGGTGGTAAAGTGAAACTGGGCTCGGTGGGCAAGTATGTTAAAAATAATATGCTACGAAGTTGCTTAGTCAGTGGAGCGATGTCAGCGGTGAATCAGGCGATGAGACGACCAGCAAAAACCAAAAAAGAGATGTGGATCCAGCAGATGGTTGAACGCAGAGGTAAGCGCTGCACAGCGGTCGCGCTAGCAAATAAAACAGTCAGAACGGCATTCGCTATGTTAGCGAATGGAACAGAGTACAAAGCAGAACTACTCGCTGCTTAA
- a CDS encoding HmuY family protein has protein sequence MNKTYLALLLAMTFGLTACGSSSSDDTPVETPDEVTDGSGGSDDGSSDGGNEEATIYGPYSTGSTSAPVAVYFDLDTQTQLTLTDEEAATDTAWDIGFKRTNVFLNTHQDTPVSFYFTGNNSDFYDDTGAPVSDLFLNATADSELDDYLAVTESDIPEAEAFSTDTETQVIGDTFYNYDFTTHVVTPNEETYYIVFSDSNYTKFHVTDIVTEGRGIGEITLGVMHQSVLDGQTTFAEEVTLTVDAVGCSDAVYVDFDMQQVVTQTDGWDLSIPCADGAGEFALTIADDATALRTDAQTYNGVDTEAAQYYGFSEETVSEYAMSTNNWYFYDSTSHLLYSQFGVYLIQAGDTTYKFQITSYYDEEGTSGAYSFRADPLSGE, from the coding sequence ATGAACAAAACCTATTTAGCGTTATTGCTTGCTATGACATTCGGCCTAACTGCTTGTGGTAGCTCAAGTAGCGATGACACCCCAGTTGAAACACCTGACGAAGTAACCGATGGTAGCGGAGGTTCGGATGATGGAAGTTCTGACGGTGGAAACGAAGAAGCAACCATTTATGGGCCATACAGTACGGGCTCGACATCAGCACCTGTTGCAGTTTACTTTGACTTAGATACACAAACGCAGCTTACGCTCACCGATGAAGAAGCTGCGACAGATACTGCGTGGGATATTGGTTTTAAACGTACTAATGTGTTTTTAAATACGCATCAAGACACGCCAGTAAGCTTTTATTTTACTGGAAATAACAGCGACTTTTATGATGATACTGGCGCGCCAGTGTCTGACTTGTTCCTAAATGCGACCGCTGACAGTGAACTAGACGACTACTTGGCTGTTACCGAAAGCGATATCCCAGAAGCTGAAGCGTTCAGCACAGATACAGAAACCCAAGTCATCGGCGATACCTTTTACAATTACGACTTTACCACTCACGTAGTAACGCCAAATGAAGAGACGTATTACATCGTGTTTTCAGACAGCAACTACACAAAATTTCACGTTACCGATATCGTCACTGAAGGGCGAGGTATTGGCGAAATAACCCTTGGCGTTATGCATCAAAGTGTTCTTGATGGGCAAACTACCTTTGCTGAAGAAGTTACGCTCACCGTTGATGCGGTAGGTTGTAGCGACGCCGTTTACGTTGACTTCGATATGCAGCAAGTGGTTACACAAACTGACGGCTGGGACTTATCTATTCCATGTGCAGACGGCGCGGGGGAATTTGCCCTGACTATTGCGGATGACGCCACTGCACTTCGCACCGATGCACAAACGTATAACGGCGTGGACACAGAAGCGGCGCAGTATTATGGTTTCAGTGAAGAGACGGTCAGTGAGTACGCGATGAGTACGAATAACTGGTATTTCTACGACAGCACCAGTCACTTACTTTACTCACAGTTTGGGGTTTATTTAATTCAGGCTGGCGACACCACGTATAAGTTTCAAATTACCAGCTATTACGATGAAGAGGGGACATCTGGTGCCTATAGTTTCCGCGCTGACCCTTTAAGTGGAGAGTAA
- a CDS encoding Dabb family protein — protein sequence MTDIKRRQFVTSAGALASFAVLPASASSPSSLPSASAKSSSMKNSMLPPILHMVYFWLNNPGSNEDRAKLIAGLESLKAIPQIHSLHIGVPANTLKRDVIDNSFDVSELMFFESIEAQNEYQSHPIHKQFVEQCSDLWRKVIVRDSVSV from the coding sequence ATGACAGATATAAAACGTAGACAGTTTGTAACGAGTGCTGGTGCACTGGCTTCTTTTGCTGTATTACCTGCTAGTGCCAGCTCTCCAAGTTCTTTGCCTTCAGCCTCTGCTAAGTCTTCGAGCATGAAAAACAGTATGCTTCCCCCCATACTCCATATGGTTTATTTTTGGCTTAATAATCCTGGCTCTAATGAAGATAGAGCGAAGTTGATAGCTGGCTTAGAGTCCTTAAAAGCTATACCGCAAATTCATTCCCTTCATATTGGTGTACCCGCCAATACTTTAAAGCGCGATGTTATTGATAATTCCTTTGATGTTTCTGAGCTCATGTTTTTTGAAAGTATCGAGGCCCAAAATGAATACCAATCTCATCCAATTCATAAACAGTTTGTTGAGCAGTGTTCGGATTTATGGCGCAAGGTCATAGTGCGAGATTCTGTTTCGGTATAG
- a CDS encoding Ig-like domain-containing protein, producing the protein MDATDVDGDALTFTVHTQPEQGLVEIDSDTGAFTFVANELATVDDSFIVSVSDGIGEPVLGTIDLGASYVSNEDKLTYYYASSHSHIANAESLVESDSADDEVVITDAEVAEDSYINIAVGYALAGFADLSLQTINEKIITRPGKAEAFRLSANELERIGESDTAKTFRTEAVVQQNAYVAALGLDNLGSR; encoded by the coding sequence ATTGACGCCACAGACGTTGATGGCGATGCATTAACGTTTACTGTTCATACTCAGCCTGAGCAAGGTCTGGTGGAAATTGATAGCGACACTGGGGCGTTTACTTTCGTCGCGAATGAACTTGCTACGGTTGACGATAGCTTTATAGTGAGTGTGTCTGATGGCATTGGTGAGCCAGTATTAGGCACTATCGATTTAGGCGCCTCTTATGTGAGTAATGAAGACAAACTGACTTACTATTACGCTTCCTCTCACTCACACATTGCCAACGCCGAAAGTTTGGTTGAAAGCGATAGCGCTGACGATGAAGTTGTTATTACCGACGCAGAAGTAGCAGAAGATTCTTATATCAATATTGCCGTTGGTTATGCACTCGCTGGCTTCGCAGACTTAAGTTTGCAAACCATCAACGAAAAAATTATCACCCGCCCAGGTAAAGCAGAAGCGTTTCGCTTAAGTGCAAACGAATTAGAAAGAATCGGTGAAAGCGATACTGCAAAAACTTTCAGAACCGAAGCCGTAGTTCAGCAAAATGCGTATGTTGCCGCGCTTGGTCTAGACAACCTAGGTTCGAGATAA
- a CDS encoding cadherin-like domain-containing protein has product MALKFVQNKENKIRISGKLACLATSVLALSACGGGSGGNSAPSLSQASLSITTLEDNAVTGTVVASDSDGDTLGYSVGASQTNGSLTVNQDGSFVYTPSADFFGEDTASITVSDSIEAVTATLTFSVSNVNDLPVIQTS; this is encoded by the coding sequence ATGGCACTTAAGTTCGTTCAAAACAAAGAAAATAAAATAAGAATAAGTGGAAAACTGGCGTGTTTAGCTACGTCCGTTTTAGCGTTGTCTGCATGCGGTGGCGGAAGTGGCGGTAATAGCGCACCTAGCTTAAGCCAAGCTAGTCTATCCATAACTACCCTTGAGGATAATGCTGTAACAGGAACTGTGGTGGCGTCCGACTCAGACGGTGACACACTAGGCTATTCGGTTGGGGCAAGCCAGACTAATGGAAGTTTGACGGTAAACCAGGATGGAAGCTTTGTTTATACGCCGAGTGCCGACTTCTTTGGTGAAGATACAGCAAGTATTACAGTATCTGACAGTATCGAAGCAGTAACTGCAACACTTACTTTTAGCGTTTCCAATGTAAACGATTTACCTGTTATTCAAACCTCATAA